From Elaeis guineensis isolate ETL-2024a chromosome 16, EG11, whole genome shotgun sequence, a single genomic window includes:
- the LOC105060638 gene encoding uncharacterized protein isoform X1, translating to MAGGAPPLTGGPPTTSSSSSVASSSSASGLPPPPPPPKILLAKPGSGPAAPRFPRDDDPSASVVLRSRNAPQPSSLNLISDSWEFHTDRILPFLTENNDFTVVGIIGPAGVGKSTIMNDLYGFDGSSPGMLPPFATQSDEIRAMAKHCTTGIELRVSAERLILLDAQPIFCPSLLVDLMRPDGSSTIPLLNGESLSADLAHELMGIQLGVFLASICNVLLVVSEGIHDFSVWQLMLAVDLLKHGIPDPSLLTSSHSQGSDSVPDKENKSIVQPTSVEFLSAIVFIHTKLRDQDLSPSKKILLRKALMQFFSSSSLNVKNHGAAVQTDSFNSLDAKAEDLDPVQPDLFMVPLKGQDHLQKSHSESYSSMSGKLRDQILSMTGHSFAKSISERDWLRNSAKIWELVKKSPIIVEYFRTLQSSGLFRK from the exons ATGGCGGGCGGAGCACCGCCTTTGACCGGCGGTCCTCCGAcgacctcctcttcctcctccgtcGCCTCCTCGTCGTCGGCGTCGGGCCTTCCTCCGCCTCCCCCTCCTCCCAAGATCCTCCTCGCCAAGCCCGGATCGGGCCCCGCCGCCCCGAGGTTCCCCCGCGACGACGACCCATCTGCCTCCGTGGTCCTCCGGTCCCGTAACGCCCCTCAGCCGAGCTCACTCAACCTTATCTCGGACTCCTGGGAGTTCCACACCGATCGGATCCTCCCG TTTCTGACTGAGAATAATGATTTCACTGTTGTTGGAATCATTGGTCCTGCTGGTGTTGGCAAGTCGACGATCATGAATGACCTTTATGGTTTTGATGGTAGCTCGCCTG GGATGCTACCACCTTTTGCTACACAGTCCGATGAAATTAGAGCAATGGCAAAGCACTGCACCACTGGTATTGAATTGAGGGTTTCTGCTGAGCGGCTCATACTTCTTGATGCCCAG CCAATATTTTGCCCCTCTCTTTTAGTTGATCTGATGAGACCTGATGGTTCATCTACAATTCCTTTGCTGAATGGTGAGTCACTGTCGGCAGATTTGGCTCATGAGTTGATGGGAATTCAG CTTGGTGTTTTCCTGGCATCCATTTGTAATGTTTTGTTGGTTGTGTCTGAGGGAATTCATGACTTTAGCGTGTGGCAGCTGATGCTTGCG GTTGATTTGTTAAAGCATGGCATTCCAGATCCATCTTTGTTGACATCTTCGCATTCCCAGGGTTCTGATTCTGTGCCAGATAAGGAAAATAAAAGCATTGTTCAGCCTACTAGTGTGGAGTTCCTGTCTGCCATTGTTTTCATACATACCAA ACTACGAGATCAAGACTTATCCCCCTCCAAGAAAATACTATTGAGGAAGGCTCTAATGCAATTTTTCAGCTCATCCTCTTTAAATGTAAAGAATCACGGGGCTGCAGTACAGACTGATTCTTTCAATTCTCTTGATGCAAAAGCTGAGGATTTGGATCCTGTGCAACCAGACTTGTTTATGGTTCCTTTAAAAGGGCAAGACCACCTACAGAAATCTCATTCTGAAAGTTACAGTTCCATGTCAGGGAAGCTCCGTGACCAG ATATTGTCAATGACTGGTCATTCATTTGCAAAGAGTATCTCAGAGCGTGATTGGTTGCGGAATTCAGCTAAGATTTGGGAATTGGTGAAGAAATCTCCAATCATTGTTGAATATTTCAGGACACTGCAGAGTTCAGGATTGTTCAGGAAGTAA
- the LOC105060638 gene encoding uncharacterized protein isoform X2 yields MAGGAPPLTGGPPTTSSSSSVASSSSASGLPPPPPPPKILLAKPGSGPAAPRFPRDDDPSASVVLRSRNAPQPSSLNLISDSWEFHTDRILPFLTENNDFTVVGIIGPAGVGKSTIMNDLYGFDGSSPGMLPPFATQSDEIRAMAKHCTTGIELRVSAERLILLDAQPIFCPSLLVDLMRPDGSSTIPLLNGESLSADLAHELMGIQLGVFLASICNVLLVVSEGIHDFSVWQLMLAVDLLKHGIPDPSLLTSSHSQGSDSVPDKENKSIVQPTSVEFLSAIVFIHTKLRDQDLSPSKKILLRKALMQFFSSSSLNVKNHGAAVQTDSFNSLDAKAEDLDPVQPDLFMVPLKGQDHLQKSHSESYSSMSGKLRDQ; encoded by the exons ATGGCGGGCGGAGCACCGCCTTTGACCGGCGGTCCTCCGAcgacctcctcttcctcctccgtcGCCTCCTCGTCGTCGGCGTCGGGCCTTCCTCCGCCTCCCCCTCCTCCCAAGATCCTCCTCGCCAAGCCCGGATCGGGCCCCGCCGCCCCGAGGTTCCCCCGCGACGACGACCCATCTGCCTCCGTGGTCCTCCGGTCCCGTAACGCCCCTCAGCCGAGCTCACTCAACCTTATCTCGGACTCCTGGGAGTTCCACACCGATCGGATCCTCCCG TTTCTGACTGAGAATAATGATTTCACTGTTGTTGGAATCATTGGTCCTGCTGGTGTTGGCAAGTCGACGATCATGAATGACCTTTATGGTTTTGATGGTAGCTCGCCTG GGATGCTACCACCTTTTGCTACACAGTCCGATGAAATTAGAGCAATGGCAAAGCACTGCACCACTGGTATTGAATTGAGGGTTTCTGCTGAGCGGCTCATACTTCTTGATGCCCAG CCAATATTTTGCCCCTCTCTTTTAGTTGATCTGATGAGACCTGATGGTTCATCTACAATTCCTTTGCTGAATGGTGAGTCACTGTCGGCAGATTTGGCTCATGAGTTGATGGGAATTCAG CTTGGTGTTTTCCTGGCATCCATTTGTAATGTTTTGTTGGTTGTGTCTGAGGGAATTCATGACTTTAGCGTGTGGCAGCTGATGCTTGCG GTTGATTTGTTAAAGCATGGCATTCCAGATCCATCTTTGTTGACATCTTCGCATTCCCAGGGTTCTGATTCTGTGCCAGATAAGGAAAATAAAAGCATTGTTCAGCCTACTAGTGTGGAGTTCCTGTCTGCCATTGTTTTCATACATACCAA ACTACGAGATCAAGACTTATCCCCCTCCAAGAAAATACTATTGAGGAAGGCTCTAATGCAATTTTTCAGCTCATCCTCTTTAAATGTAAAGAATCACGGGGCTGCAGTACAGACTGATTCTTTCAATTCTCTTGATGCAAAAGCTGAGGATTTGGATCCTGTGCAACCAGACTTGTTTATGGTTCCTTTAAAAGGGCAAGACCACCTACAGAAATCTCATTCTGAAAGTTACAGTTCCATGTCAGGGAAGCTCCGTGACCAG TAG